One part of the Acidimicrobiales bacterium genome encodes these proteins:
- a CDS encoding TIGR03619 family F420-dependent LLM class oxidoreductase — translation MKFMIDYPLLSDRDGGAWVRPESMAQLARDAEAAGVDAIALTDHPAPSKKWLEGGGHETLDPFVGLAYMAAATQRLRLMTYLTVVPYRNPLLLAKSMTSLDVVSGGRATFVLGTGYLRSEFAALGVEFDERNELFDESAEVLRGIWSTDSFSFEGRHFTARGQTIKPVPVQQPHPPLWIGGNATVVRDRVARWAQGWAPLQGGAVLFRTARTAPITSESELAEMIRDLWDRIDAAGRSRDEVDIIATGGAERPGRDAGAEEHIDAIGRLAAMGVTWTSAPLDQSSVAAARDGLARYGAEVLARIDR, via the coding sequence ATGAAGTTCATGATCGACTACCCGTTGCTCAGCGACCGGGACGGAGGGGCGTGGGTCCGGCCCGAGAGCATGGCGCAGCTCGCCCGCGACGCCGAGGCCGCCGGAGTCGACGCCATAGCCCTCACCGATCACCCCGCTCCCTCCAAGAAGTGGCTCGAGGGAGGGGGCCACGAGACCCTCGACCCGTTCGTGGGCCTGGCCTACATGGCTGCGGCCACGCAGCGGCTGCGACTGATGACCTACCTCACGGTCGTCCCCTACCGGAACCCCCTGCTCCTGGCCAAGTCGATGACGTCTCTCGATGTGGTGTCGGGCGGGCGGGCCACCTTCGTGCTGGGGACCGGGTACCTCCGGTCGGAGTTCGCCGCTCTGGGGGTCGAATTCGACGAGCGCAACGAGCTGTTCGACGAATCGGCCGAGGTGCTGAGGGGGATCTGGTCGACCGACAGCTTCAGCTTCGAGGGCCGCCACTTCACGGCCCGGGGCCAGACCATCAAGCCGGTCCCCGTCCAGCAACCCCACCCACCGCTGTGGATCGGCGGCAACGCCACCGTCGTCAGGGACCGAGTGGCCCGTTGGGCCCAGGGCTGGGCGCCCCTGCAGGGCGGTGCCGTGCTGTTCCGGACCGCCCGGACGGCGCCGATCACGTCGGAGTCCGAGCTGGCCGAGATGATCCGGGACCTGTGGGACCGCATCGACGCCGCCGGCCGGAGCCGCGACGAGGTGGACATCATCGCCACCGGGGGGGCCGAGCGGCCCGGCCGCGACGCCGGTGCCGAGGAGCACATCGACGCCATCGGCCGGCTGGCGGCCATGGGGGTGACGTGGACATCGGCGCCCCTCGACCAGTCGAGCGTCGCGGCGGCGCGCGACGGGCTGGCCC
- a CDS encoding glucose 1-dehydrogenase: MDPAELARRAADVENPRLAPDDILVTGRTAVVTGGGGGIGQGAALALARFGAKVAVLDVIPERCEATAAAITRSGGRALGLPTDVMDSAQLRGAVRRTHEAFGSVDILVNNAGGVRGGSFLTMPEASMRRHVEINLVSMLVATQEAANLMIAGGRGGAIVNVSSIEGFRAAPEYAVYAACKAGMVNFTQTMALELGAHGIRVNCIAPDQTITPGLRGNRAGPVDPATWPEESPEDVDRSARLIPVGRKGLVEECAAAVVWLCSQMSSYVTGETVSVDGGTRAGGGWSRRPGGGWTLIS, from the coding sequence ATGGACCCGGCCGAGCTGGCGCGGCGGGCCGCCGACGTCGAGAACCCGCGTCTGGCTCCGGACGACATCCTGGTGACGGGCCGGACCGCGGTGGTCACCGGCGGGGGCGGAGGGATCGGCCAGGGCGCGGCGCTGGCGTTGGCCCGCTTCGGGGCCAAGGTGGCCGTGCTCGACGTGATCCCCGAGCGGTGTGAGGCCACGGCGGCCGCCATCACGAGGTCGGGGGGGCGGGCCCTCGGCCTGCCCACCGACGTCATGGACTCGGCGCAGCTGCGGGGGGCCGTCCGCCGCACCCACGAGGCCTTCGGGAGCGTGGACATCCTCGTGAACAACGCCGGAGGTGTGAGGGGAGGGTCGTTCCTGACCATGCCCGAGGCCAGCATGCGCCGCCACGTGGAGATCAACCTCGTGAGCATGCTCGTCGCGACCCAGGAGGCGGCCAACCTGATGATCGCAGGCGGTCGGGGTGGCGCCATCGTGAACGTGAGCAGTATCGAGGGCTTCCGGGCCGCGCCCGAGTACGCGGTGTACGCCGCGTGCAAGGCGGGCATGGTGAACTTCACCCAGACCATGGCCCTGGAGCTCGGCGCCCACGGCATCCGGGTGAACTGCATAGCTCCCGACCAGACCATCACGCCGGGCCTGCGGGGGAACAGAGCCGGGCCCGTCGACCCGGCCACATGGCCGGAGGAGAGCCCCGAGGACGTCGACCGCTCGGCCCGGCTGATCCCCGTCGGCCGCAAGGGGCTGGTCGAGGAGTGCGCGGCGGCGGTGGTGTGGCTGTGCTCGCAGATGTCCAGCTATGTCACCGGGGAGACGGTGAGCGTGGACGGCGGGACCCGCGCCGGTGGCGGATGGTCACGCCGGCCCGGCGGCGGATGGACGCTGATCAGCTGA